From Eschrichtius robustus isolate mEscRob2 chromosome 7, mEscRob2.pri, whole genome shotgun sequence, a single genomic window includes:
- the SYT15B gene encoding LOW QUALITY PROTEIN: synaptotagmin-15 (The sequence of the model RefSeq protein was modified relative to this genomic sequence to represent the inferred CDS: inserted 2 bases in 1 codon; substituted 1 base at 1 genomic stop codon), whose protein sequence is MEANARELALVPQDRSQMLRSLRRSHKSSPPGRRAGPGRVLILYGVARWTAAPGPDRARRLGPGIRESPREQGSELGISLQRICGRWRRIPRRAQSVPRPPGVKSQPRGAPGAPPRGEPFGSGSAWSALRPXPGPRPGPGRGGAAASGSWVPAPAVLRXPERNEVLPPASARRPARRFKNPPGCSGGGGRRGDWRDRAPGQRSNGRPEQPHGGPPGVPFVVPPSLQSQDWVPLSSREWAQAPQDPCPAPELLPHATGSNLGDACVVGTINPALYKIPEDKSETHFPEGCLGRLWFSVEYQQEAERLLVGLIKAQRLQAPSETCSPLVKLHLLPDERRFLQSKTKCRTTSPQFDEHFIFQVSSKSVTQRVLRFSVYHVDRQRKHQLLGQVLFPLKKETLVGDCRRIIWRDLEAESLEPPSKFGDLQFCLSYNDCLNRLTVIVLRAKGLRLQEDTSFVSVLVKVSLMNHNKFVKCKKTLAVLGSANPVYSETFSFKADPAELDTASLSLTVLQRAEGDRSRELGRVVVGPYMYTRGKELEHWNEMLSKPKELVRRWHALCRTTEP, encoded by the exons ATGCTTCGAAGTCTGAGACGCTCCCACAAGAGCTCCCCGCCGGGACGCCGTGCGGGCCCTGGGAGAGTGCTCATCCTCTACGGGGTTGCACGCTGG ACCGCAGCGCCGGGGCCGGACAGGGCGCGGAGACTCGGCCCTGGAATCCGCGAAAGCCCCCGGGAGCAGGGGTCGGAGCTGGGCATCAGTCTGCAGAGGATCTGCGGAAGGTGGAGGCGCATTCCTAGACGGGCACAGAGCGTGCCAAGGCCGCCAGGGGTGAAGAGCCAG CCGCGGGGAGCCCCGGGCGCCCCGCCCCGCGGGGAGCCCTTCGGTTCCGGGAGCGCATGGTCGGCTCTGCGCCC TCCAGGGCCACGACCAGGGCCGGGCAGGGGCGGAGCCGCGGCCTCCGGGAGCTGGGTCCCTGCCCCCGCCGTTCTTCGCTGACCGGAGCGCAACGAGGTACTGCCCCCCGCGTCCGCCCGACGGCCCGCTCGGCGCTTTAAAAACCCGCCCGGCTGCAGCGGTGGCGGCGGGAGGCGCGGAGACTGGCGAGACCGAGCCCCGGGACAGCGCTCCAACGGCCGGCCAGAGCAGCCCCATGGAGG GCCACCAGGTGTACCATTCGTGGTGCCCCCTTCCCTCCAAAGCCAAGACTGGGTGCCCCTGAGCAGCAGAGAGTGGGCCCAGGCCCCACAGGACCCCTGCCCAGCCCCGGAGCTCCTGCCCCATGCCACCGGCAGCAATCTTG GAGACGCATGCGTGGTGGGGACCATCAATCCAGCGCTCTACAAGATCCCGGAGGACAAAAGTGAGACCCACTTCCCTGAGGGCTGCCTGGGGCGGCTGTGGTTCTCTGTGGAATATCAGCAGGAGGCCGAGCGACTGCTGGTGGGCCTGATCAAGGCACAGCGGCTGCAAGCCCCCTCAGAGACCTGTAGCCCCCTGGTGAAGCTCCACCTGCTACCGGATGAGCGGCGCTTCCTACAGTCCAAGACCAAATGCAGAACAACCAGCCCACAGTTTGACGAGCACTTCATCTTTCAG GTGTCCAGCAAGAGTGTCACCCAGAGGGTGCTGAGGTTCTCGGTGTACCACGTGGACAGGCAGAGGAAGCACCAGCTCCTGGGCCAGGTGCTGTTCCCCCTGAAGAAGGAGACCCTGGTGGGCGACTGCCGGCGCATCATctggagagacctggaggctgagaGCCTGGAG cctccctccaAGTTTGGCGACCTCCAGTTCTGCCTCAGCTACAACGACTGCCTGAACCGCCTCACGGTGATCGTGCTTCGAGCCAAGGGCCTCCGACTCCAGGAGGACACGAGCTTTGTCA GTGTCCTGGTCAAGGTGTCTCTGATGAACCACAACAAGTTTGTCAAGTGCAAGAAGACTTTGGCTGTGCTGGGCTCCGCCAACCCTGTGTACAGCGAGACCTTCAGCTTCAAGGCCGACCCTGCCGAGCTGGACACGGCGAGCCTCAGCCTGACAGTGCTGCAGAGGGCCGAAGGGGACA GGAGCCGCGAGCTGGGCCGGGTGGTGGTGGGCCCCTACATGTACACCCGCGGCAAAGAGCTGGAGCACTGGAACGAGATGCTTAGCAAACCCAAGGAGCTGGTGAGGCGCTGGCACGCGCTTTGCCGCACCACTGAGCCCTGA